One region of Wyeomyia smithii strain HCP4-BCI-WySm-NY-G18 chromosome 3, ASM2978416v1, whole genome shotgun sequence genomic DNA includes:
- the LOC129732266 gene encoding uncharacterized protein LOC129732266, with translation MKFCVVQTRKSKMSKPVLSVVPSKWVASNNVYWPPSNLLALSVKSDSEPEKSKWLKQNCKLVGRANTYKSAEEIVRKLENVTDSEDAAQTNRGTRAHPAKKKAKFESKTYQLATQSDDSSVELTKSRNINYTTKSSVCVQQPGNEHQVESPIMVSKDESPSKTDQAVATEGLGLLISSPLQSVDGKQYAQLQNGCYIEVITEHSNTDEIINLNEPNNNDVIKAKHTVTLEEIDQRLKRIEAWLQKVVSFMADVSKFMELKAESTPALAAKKKKENFDQMEILFPIEDDEKLKLIENSLNENSFFEKLSRFVSSQYDLNGKRDGKAFFKVLIRKMITPNVLIPYSWVGNSRQSCHVHEPNKGFKKMFPNMVKFFENVTCEADYAFTTESVHKAFSDFLRQKHTEMKRFLDGGERRIPSSRTRSRKIVRQPVEAGREEDMDSSI, from the exons ATGAAGTTTTGTGTCGTGCAAACGAGAAAATCTAAAATGTCGAAACCAGTTCTATCTGTTGTGCCATCCAAATGGGTAGCAAGTAATAATGTTTATTGGCCTCCATCGAATTTACTTGCGTTGTCAGTCAAAAGTGATTCAGAACCCGAAAAATCGAAATGGCTTAAGCAAAATTGTAAACTTGTCGGTCGTGCAAATACATACAAATCTGCAGAAGAGATCGTACGGAAGTTGGAAAATGTTACTGATTCGGAAGACGCGGCACAAACTAATCGTGGAACGCGTGCTCATCCAGCCAAAAAGAAAgcaaagtttgaatcaaaaacaTACCAGTTGGCTACCCAATCGGATGATTCATCAGTG GAACTAACAAAGAGCAGAAATATTAATTATACCACGAAATCCTCCGTTTGTGTACAGCAACCTGGTAATGAACATCAAGTTGAATCCCCTATAATGGTTTCAAAAGATGAATCTCCAAGCAAAACGGATCAGGCAGTTGCCACAGAAGGC CTTGGCCTCCTTATATCAAGTCCATTACAATCTGTTGATGGTAAACAATATGCACAGCTTCAGAATGGGTGCTATATAGAAGTAATCACTGAACATTCGAACACCGATGAGATAATAAACTTAAATGAACCTAATAATAACGACGTCATTAAAGCTAAACATACTGTCACATTAGAAGAAATTGATCAGCGATTAAAACGCATTGAAGCATGGCTTCAGAAAGTCGTCTCATTCATGGCAGATGTTTCTAAATTTATGGAATTGAAAGCGGAGTCCACACCAGCATTAGCAgcaaagaagaaaaaagaaaacttcGATCAAATGGAAATACTGTTCCCCATAGAGGACGATGAGAAATTGAAATTAATCGAAAATAGCCtcaatgaaaattctttttttgaaaaactatcaCGATTTGTGTCGTCTCAATATGATTTAAATGGGAAAAGAGATGGAAAGGCATTTTTTAAAGTTCTGATTCGAAAAATGATTACGCCGAATGTGTTGATACCTTATTCGTGGGTAGGCAATTCTAGACAGAGTTGCCATGTTCATGAGCCGAATAagggatttaaaaaaatgtttccaaatatggttaaattttttgaaaacgtAACGTGTGAAGCTGACTATGCATTCACAACAGAGTCTGTTCATAAAGCGTTCAGTGATTTTCTCCGGCAAAAGCATACTGAAATGAAACGGTTTCTAGATGGTGGCGAACGCAGGATTCCTTCATCCCGAACCAGGTCTCGAAAAATTGTGAGACAACCGGTGGAAGCTGGAAGAGAGGAGGACATGGATAGTTCTATATGA